From a single Fulvivirga ulvae genomic region:
- a CDS encoding DUF4905 domain-containing protein translates to MGKLNLNFSYSFNGKIWNIISHQEKELLLLEVREDDKFQVHYNLLDADSGQFIAERLTFEESWWIGASSLLSDVILFYTFPDQENPDVKNVFAYDFNHKKILWKKEQQNIIEAVGDCVWLMDTGNDKISCFNIRTGEVLKNSNSNDVLNNDPGRTENKMLEKPFNYREGSEYFNTVSQFLTAGANLHIVRSVDYYEDDQMIVMSYYYPNKNNKLANDLLVVDHEGDHLLQVRLGDDLDGISDDTFFIYNNKLIFVKDNVDFLIYQLN, encoded by the coding sequence GTGGGAAAGCTCAATTTAAACTTTTCATATTCATTTAACGGCAAAATCTGGAATATAATTTCACATCAGGAGAAGGAACTGCTGCTTCTGGAAGTCCGGGAAGATGACAAGTTTCAGGTACACTATAATCTTCTGGATGCGGATTCCGGACAATTTATTGCGGAACGCCTGACTTTTGAGGAAAGCTGGTGGATAGGGGCGTCATCATTGCTCAGCGATGTTATTTTATTTTATACTTTTCCTGACCAGGAAAATCCCGACGTAAAAAATGTTTTTGCCTACGATTTTAATCATAAGAAAATCTTATGGAAAAAGGAACAGCAGAACATCATTGAGGCAGTTGGTGACTGCGTTTGGCTAATGGATACAGGTAATGACAAAATATCATGTTTTAATATCCGTACAGGAGAAGTTCTTAAGAATAGTAACAGCAATGATGTTTTGAATAATGATCCTGGGCGTACCGAAAATAAAATGCTTGAAAAGCCGTTTAACTATCGCGAAGGAAGCGAATATTTTAATACAGTGAGCCAGTTTTTAACTGCCGGCGCCAACCTGCATATTGTAAGAAGCGTGGATTACTATGAAGACGATCAAATGATAGTCATGTCTTATTACTATCCCAATAAAAACAATAAACTGGCTAATGATTTGCTTGTTGTTGATCATGAAGGTGATCATTTACTTCAGGTAAGATTAGGGGACGATCTTGACGGAATTAGTGATGATACCTTCTTCATTTATAACAACAAGCTTATCTTTGTAAAGGATAACGTGGATTTTTTAATATATCAGTTAAACTGA
- the kdsB gene encoding 3-deoxy-manno-octulosonate cytidylyltransferase yields MNILGIIPARYGSTRFPAKALANIGGKSMVRRVYEQASKSVSLSNVVIATDHEAIMEEVSGFGGKACMTSEAHQSGTDRCYEALTYLGKDYDYVINIQGDEPFINPAQIDLLASLLDGQTQLGTLVKQIEDQEELFNPNVVKAIFNHNNEAIYFSRATLPYNRNVKIENWLQERKYFKHIGIYAYRSDILKQITNLPVSGLEQAEALEQLRWIENGYVIKVAETEYASVGVDTPEDLEKLKNFY; encoded by the coding sequence ATGAATATTTTGGGAATAATCCCCGCCAGGTATGGATCCACCAGGTTTCCGGCTAAAGCTTTGGCCAATATCGGAGGCAAAAGTATGGTCAGAAGGGTGTATGAGCAAGCCTCTAAATCTGTTTCATTGAGTAATGTGGTAATAGCTACCGACCATGAGGCTATTATGGAGGAGGTGTCTGGCTTTGGCGGCAAAGCCTGCATGACCAGTGAAGCTCATCAAAGTGGCACTGACCGCTGTTATGAAGCCCTCACATATTTAGGGAAAGATTACGATTATGTGATCAACATCCAGGGAGATGAGCCCTTCATCAATCCGGCACAGATTGATCTGCTTGCGAGCCTTCTCGATGGACAAACCCAGCTGGGTACACTGGTCAAACAAATTGAAGATCAGGAAGAATTGTTTAATCCCAATGTGGTCAAGGCTATTTTTAATCATAACAATGAGGCCATCTACTTTAGCCGTGCCACACTGCCCTATAACCGTAATGTGAAAATTGAAAACTGGTTACAGGAAAGGAAGTATTTTAAGCATATTGGCATTTATGCGTATAGAAGTGACATTCTGAAGCAGATCACGAACTTACCTGTTTCAGGGCTGGAGCAGGCTGAAGCACTTGAGCAGTTACGCTGGATTGAAAATGGATATGTGATCAAAGTAGCGGAAACTGAGTATGCCTCAGTAGGTGTGGATACTCCCGAAGACCTTGAAAAGCTTAAAAATTTTTACTAA
- the pyrE gene encoding orotate phosphoribosyltransferase, whose translation MKTSLGHTIAGKLLDIEAIKLNLDNPFTWSSGWRSPIYCDNRLSLSYPDIRTFIKSALVEAIKADFSGVEAIAGVATAGIPQGALVAEAMGLPFLYVRSKPKGHGMENLIEGKATPGQKVVVIEDLVSTGGSSLKAAEALRANGIKVLGMAAIFTYGFDLADKNFKDAGIPLVCLSNYNLLLEEALKRDYIKKDQVASLEAWRQDPANWKIN comes from the coding sequence ATGAAGACTAGCCTTGGCCACACCATAGCGGGAAAATTATTAGACATTGAAGCGATAAAGCTAAACCTTGATAATCCTTTTACATGGAGTTCTGGTTGGAGATCTCCCATTTATTGCGACAACCGCCTTTCCCTATCATACCCTGACATCCGTACTTTTATAAAAAGTGCTTTAGTGGAAGCTATTAAAGCTGACTTCAGCGGAGTAGAAGCTATTGCAGGCGTGGCCACTGCGGGCATCCCTCAGGGAGCACTTGTAGCTGAAGCCATGGGACTGCCATTTTTATACGTGCGGTCCAAACCTAAGGGGCATGGCATGGAAAACCTAATTGAAGGAAAAGCCACCCCGGGACAAAAGGTAGTAGTGATAGAAGACCTGGTATCTACCGGCGGAAGCTCTCTAAAGGCTGCCGAAGCGCTTAGAGCTAACGGCATCAAAGTATTGGGCATGGCCGCTATATTTACTTATGGCTTCGACCTTGCCGACAAAAACTTCAAAGATGCAGGAATACCCCTGGTATGTTTAAGCAACTACAACCTGTTGTTAGAAGAGGCTCTGAAACGTGACTATATCAAAAAAGACCAGGTAGCCTCCTTGGAAGCGTGGAGGCAAGATCCGGCTAATTGGAAAATAAATTAA
- a CDS encoding TIGR02757 family protein: MNFSELKAFLDQKAEEYNNPGFIIHDPVSIPHLFTRKQDIEIAGFWAAILAWGQRVTIINKCKELFDLMDNAPYEFIVGHQDSDLKRFLKFRHRTFNATDTLYFIEFFKWYYLRHDSLESAFLQGLSADETNVGQGLVNFHHLFFSLQDYPHRTRKHIATPERKSACKRINMFLRWMVRKDDRGVDFGLWNRINPAQLICPCDLHVDRVARKLGLIKRKQTDWQTAVELTGRLKEFDPKDPVKYDFALFGLGVEEKF, from the coding sequence TTGAATTTTAGCGAGCTTAAAGCATTTCTTGATCAAAAGGCAGAAGAGTATAACAATCCCGGATTTATCATCCATGATCCGGTTTCCATCCCTCACCTTTTTACCAGGAAACAGGATATAGAAATAGCGGGTTTCTGGGCTGCTATTTTGGCCTGGGGCCAGCGGGTTACCATCATCAATAAATGTAAAGAACTCTTCGATTTGATGGATAACGCCCCTTATGAATTTATTGTCGGCCATCAGGACTCAGATCTCAAAAGGTTTCTCAAATTCAGGCACCGTACTTTTAACGCAACAGACACGCTTTACTTTATAGAATTTTTCAAGTGGTATTATTTACGGCACGACAGTCTGGAAAGTGCATTTTTACAAGGGTTGTCAGCTGATGAAACTAATGTCGGACAGGGGCTTGTTAACTTTCATCATTTATTCTTTAGCCTTCAGGATTATCCGCATCGTACGCGGAAACACATAGCCACCCCGGAACGCAAATCCGCCTGTAAGAGAATCAATATGTTTTTGCGATGGATGGTACGCAAAGATGACCGTGGTGTTGATTTTGGTTTATGGAATAGAATAAATCCCGCTCAACTTATTTGTCCCTGTGACCTGCATGTGGACCGTGTAGCCCGTAAGCTTGGTTTGATTAAAAGAAAACAAACGGATTGGCAGACAGCAGTAGAGTTAACGGGCCGGCTAAAGGAATTTGATCCGAAAGATCCTGTAAAATATGATTTCGCCCTTTTCGGACTTGGAGTTGAGGAAAAATTCTGA
- a CDS encoding acyloxyacyl hydrolase, with the protein MLHFRGIIFIFCLAFPILGFGQFRNDVNKVISVDYFNGFIFKHKRQIGHLITDHPVGFRVTFDQKSYGAEAWQQRYNFPDAGLTFIYLDYNNERLGKSFGLIPHFSFYFKNNKQARSQFKYKIGLGLGYNTNKYDKESNNKNNVLSTDLNFGILFQAEYQRELNERLFMNTYLAFTHFSNGSIKKPNSGINVISANLGLSYLINYEPTEYIYQEEEPVSKSGFGYTLTLSGGMHEYSKIGTGARPFWVVSGLVDKRLNHKSALGVALEWFASLSMKNDIKYDYRLEGKELPDWNRIGVALSHELFVSDVSLISQAGYYIHDEYDYYGKVYLRLGVRKYFNDKIYSSLVVKSHGAKAEAAEFAIGWRVK; encoded by the coding sequence ATGCTACATTTCAGAGGAATCATATTTATATTTTGTCTTGCTTTCCCCATTTTGGGGTTTGGACAGTTTCGCAACGATGTCAATAAGGTTATTAGTGTTGATTATTTCAACGGATTTATATTTAAGCACAAGCGGCAGATTGGTCACCTGATCACTGACCATCCGGTTGGCTTCCGGGTTACCTTTGACCAGAAAAGCTACGGAGCAGAGGCCTGGCAACAGCGCTATAACTTCCCGGATGCGGGACTCACCTTTATTTACCTTGACTATAATAATGAGCGTTTAGGAAAATCATTCGGGTTAATTCCTCATTTCAGCTTCTATTTCAAAAACAATAAACAGGCTAGAAGTCAGTTTAAGTATAAAATCGGGCTGGGGCTGGGCTATAACACCAACAAGTACGACAAAGAGAGCAACAATAAGAATAATGTATTGAGCACTGATCTAAACTTTGGCATACTGTTTCAGGCTGAATATCAAAGGGAGCTGAACGAAAGGTTATTTATGAATACATACCTTGCCTTTACCCACTTTTCTAATGGCTCCATAAAAAAGCCCAATTCCGGCATTAATGTCATAAGTGCCAATTTAGGCTTATCTTATCTGATTAATTATGAGCCAACAGAGTACATTTACCAGGAAGAGGAGCCAGTAAGCAAGTCAGGATTCGGCTATACCCTTACGCTATCGGGCGGAATGCATGAGTACTCAAAAATAGGTACCGGCGCACGTCCTTTCTGGGTGGTTAGCGGATTAGTTGACAAACGGCTTAACCACAAGAGTGCTTTAGGTGTAGCCCTTGAGTGGTTTGCCTCACTTTCGATGAAAAATGATATTAAATATGACTATAGGCTGGAAGGTAAAGAGTTACCCGATTGGAACCGAATTGGGGTTGCTCTAAGCCATGAACTTTTTGTAAGTGATGTATCCTTAATTTCGCAGGCAGGTTATTATATCCATGATGAGTATGATTACTATGGTAAAGTATATCTGAGACTGGGGGTAAGGAAATATTTTAATGATAAAATTTACAGTTCTCTGGTTGTAAAATCGCATGGAGCAAAGGCAGAGGCAGCGGAATTTGCCATAGGTTGGAGGGTAAAATGA
- a CDS encoding LysM peptidoglycan-binding domain-containing protein: MKFFLSALIFISSLQVAASTIPADSVGLETKGGKTYILHRVEEKETLYSLSRRYNVPINQIVENNPPSEYGLEIGQIIRVPLLERKPKKRDKTEVTQVKDNGVGNYNNPQKTGEAEKVHVVKPKETMFSISRMYSVSIEDIRKWNNIDGNILDIGQKLIIRNNLGTRTAGDNMVVKPEKQGDTHIVRSGETLYSISKSFNVTVDDLKGWNDLIDNDISIGQELFVSRPAVTIPANNKALVLQEPVSKEAVGADIGDKPETTAIPTNGNDKDSNKENTKVDVTTPVNSGPEKSTGTFAEVSESGLAELIEGSENTRKYLALHRTAKIGTIMKVRNEMNDQEVFVRVLGRLPDTGVNQNVLIKISKSAYDRLGAIDAKFRVSVSYIP; the protein is encoded by the coding sequence ATGAAATTTTTCTTATCAGCATTAATTTTTATAAGCTCTCTTCAGGTAGCCGCATCAACAATACCGGCCGATTCGGTAGGACTGGAGACAAAAGGAGGAAAAACATATATCCTTCACAGAGTTGAAGAAAAAGAGACTTTATATTCACTGTCACGGCGATACAACGTTCCCATTAACCAGATTGTTGAGAACAACCCTCCTTCAGAGTATGGTTTGGAGATAGGCCAGATCATCAGGGTGCCTCTTTTGGAGAGAAAGCCTAAGAAGAGGGACAAAACTGAAGTCACCCAGGTTAAAGACAATGGTGTGGGCAACTATAACAACCCGCAGAAAACCGGTGAGGCTGAGAAGGTACATGTAGTGAAACCAAAGGAAACCATGTTTTCCATATCACGAATGTACAGTGTAAGTATTGAAGACATCAGAAAATGGAATAACATCGATGGAAATATACTTGATATTGGACAGAAGCTAATTATCAGAAATAATTTAGGAACACGTACTGCCGGTGATAATATGGTAGTTAAACCGGAGAAGCAAGGAGATACTCATATAGTGCGCTCCGGGGAAACTTTGTACTCAATTTCAAAATCCTTTAATGTAACGGTTGATGACCTGAAAGGCTGGAATGATCTGATTGATAATGACATCAGCATTGGACAGGAGCTATTTGTTTCCAGACCTGCAGTAACAATCCCTGCAAATAATAAAGCTCTGGTGCTTCAGGAGCCCGTGTCTAAAGAGGCTGTTGGAGCTGATATTGGAGATAAACCTGAAACGACAGCGATACCGACCAATGGTAATGATAAGGATAGTAACAAGGAGAATACTAAGGTTGATGTTACCACTCCTGTAAATAGTGGTCCTGAGAAATCAACCGGTACTTTTGCTGAGGTTTCCGAGTCAGGTCTGGCTGAGCTTATTGAAGGTTCGGAAAATACAAGGAAGTACCTTGCATTGCACCGGACAGCGAAGATAGGAACTATTATGAAGGTTCGGAATGAAATGAACGATCAGGAAGTGTTTGTCAGGGTACTTGGACGCCTGCCCGACACCGGAGTTAATCAGAATGTGTTGATTAAAATCTCCAAATCTGCCTATGACAGGCTCGGTGCCATTGATGCCAAGTTCAGAGTATCCGTTTCATATATACCCTAA
- a CDS encoding NfeD family protein: MQNYIINKRNKVIIQKFSILFFLIFCMGLAAYAQAPEKKVMVMNIDAEIDPRMNRYVELALNHAGDIEADYVIIEMDTYGGAVTDAKDIVERILDFEKPIWVYINKDAASAGALISLACDSIYMAPGANIGAATVVTADGTAAPDKYQSYMRSTMRSIAEERGRDPKIAEAMVDQSIEIDSVTKAGQVITFSTSEAIRYGFCEGKVTSIEEILEKNGVSNYETVEYQLSGTEKVISVFLNPFVSGILILVIIGGIWFELQTPGVGFPIAAAAVALVLYFVPYYLTGLAENWEIIAFFVGIVLIVLEIFVIPGFGIAGISGIVITVGSLVLVMLNNDAFDFSFVGFNELLIAIGAALAGMLGSMVLLFIGGVRLTNTKVFSRVALTDTMGRDQGYTSNFKTESMVGMKGTAYTVLRPSGKVQIAGEIYDAYTRGDYIERDAKIVVLSDEGTSLKVKLDNQE; this comes from the coding sequence ATGCAAAATTACATCATAAATAAGCGCAACAAAGTGATCATTCAGAAGTTTAGTATTCTTTTCTTTCTTATTTTTTGCATGGGTCTTGCCGCCTATGCACAAGCACCTGAAAAAAAGGTGATGGTGATGAATATAGATGCCGAAATTGACCCGCGTATGAACCGGTATGTGGAGCTGGCCCTTAATCATGCCGGGGACATTGAGGCTGATTATGTAATCATTGAAATGGACACCTATGGCGGGGCTGTCACCGATGCCAAAGATATAGTAGAGCGGATACTCGATTTTGAAAAGCCCATCTGGGTGTATATTAATAAAGACGCAGCGTCTGCGGGTGCCTTAATTTCTCTGGCCTGTGACAGCATATACATGGCTCCGGGTGCCAATATAGGTGCAGCCACCGTAGTGACTGCCGATGGTACAGCTGCCCCGGATAAATACCAGTCATACATGCGAAGCACCATGCGGTCTATTGCCGAGGAAAGGGGCCGTGACCCAAAAATAGCAGAAGCCATGGTTGACCAGTCGATTGAAATTGACAGTGTCACTAAAGCCGGTCAGGTGATCACCTTTTCAACTTCTGAAGCCATCAGGTATGGCTTCTGTGAAGGCAAAGTGACTTCTATAGAAGAAATTCTCGAAAAGAACGGTGTAAGTAATTATGAAACTGTAGAGTACCAGCTTAGTGGTACTGAAAAGGTAATATCTGTTTTTCTTAATCCTTTTGTAAGTGGTATTTTAATACTTGTTATTATAGGTGGTATTTGGTTTGAACTACAGACGCCCGGCGTAGGTTTTCCTATTGCGGCTGCGGCAGTGGCACTGGTTCTTTATTTTGTACCGTACTACCTTACAGGCCTTGCCGAAAACTGGGAAATCATTGCTTTCTTTGTGGGTATTGTACTTATAGTTCTGGAGATTTTTGTCATCCCGGGCTTTGGCATCGCCGGCATTTCCGGTATTGTCATAACCGTTGGCTCCCTGGTTTTGGTCATGCTTAACAATGACGCTTTTGACTTCTCTTTTGTAGGTTTTAATGAACTGCTTATAGCTATAGGTGCGGCTTTGGCAGGTATGTTGGGTAGTATGGTACTGCTTTTTATCGGTGGTGTAAGGCTTACTAATACAAAAGTTTTCTCAAGGGTAGCTCTTACTGATACCATGGGCCGGGACCAGGGATATACTTCAAACTTCAAAACGGAATCCATGGTAGGCATGAAAGGTACTGCCTATACAGTGCTGAGACCTAGTGGCAAAGTACAGATTGCCGGAGAGATATATGATGCCTATACCCGGGGTGATTATATAGAAAGAGATGCAAAGATTGTAGTTTTGAGTGATGAGGGAACATCTTTAAAAGTTAAACTAGATAATCAGGAATGA
- a CDS encoding NUDIX hydrolase translates to MNLFINDIPVTIVRATERPDKREFNYILNAENEPITQAKLLHRVWIKHAKREEVDHIFDLLDTTIIPGLISLTLTVDDYEDMRKFLKKKFKIIKAAGGIVRKGDKLLMIYRLKKWDLPKGKLDKGEDNYMAAKREVEEECHVKISMGEKICTTWHTYTMKRKKILKKTVWYAMDIVKDSKMKPQVEEDIEEVRWMTRKEVFHALQDSYKSIAFVFDRFFKKEKVQMEKELAQKEQTESQQAENEQNSAG, encoded by the coding sequence ATGAACCTTTTCATCAATGATATCCCGGTTACTATTGTAAGAGCAACTGAGCGGCCGGATAAACGGGAATTCAACTATATATTAAATGCGGAGAATGAGCCTATTACTCAGGCAAAACTCTTGCATAGGGTTTGGATAAAGCATGCTAAGCGTGAAGAAGTAGATCACATCTTTGATCTTCTTGACACCACCATCATACCAGGATTAATCTCGCTTACCCTCACGGTAGATGACTATGAGGATATGAGAAAATTTCTTAAAAAGAAATTCAAAATCATAAAGGCTGCAGGAGGTATCGTAAGAAAAGGCGATAAACTACTGATGATATACCGTCTTAAAAAATGGGACCTTCCCAAAGGAAAGCTGGATAAGGGTGAAGATAACTATATGGCAGCGAAGCGGGAGGTAGAGGAGGAGTGCCATGTGAAAATAAGTATGGGTGAGAAAATATGCACCACATGGCATACCTATACCATGAAGAGGAAAAAAATACTGAAAAAAACTGTGTGGTACGCTATGGATATTGTGAAGGACTCAAAGATGAAGCCCCAGGTGGAGGAGGATATAGAAGAGGTAAGATGGATGACCCGCAAGGAAGTATTTCATGCCCTTCAAGACTCCTATAAATCAATAGCGTTTGTATTTGACAGGTTTTTCAAAAAAGAAAAGGTACAGATGGAGAAAGAGCTGGCCCAAAAGGAACAAACCGAAAGTCAGCAAGCTGAAAATGAGCAAAACTCGGCTGGTTAA
- the coaD gene encoding pantetheine-phosphate adenylyltransferase, whose translation MKKIAVFPGSFDPFTKGHEDIVIRGLKLFDEIIIAIGHNSKKSNRYFDVERIASLIDGTFTDFDNIKVIIYNELTAEWAKKHGAKYLLRGLRNTTDFEYENSISQVNKHLNKDLESVFLITSPELAAINSSIIREVHRYGGDVSDFLPYEI comes from the coding sequence ATGAAAAAAATAGCCGTTTTCCCAGGCTCGTTCGACCCATTTACCAAAGGGCATGAAGATATTGTTATCCGTGGCCTTAAGCTGTTTGATGAAATAATTATAGCCATCGGCCATAACAGTAAAAAGAGCAACCGCTATTTTGATGTTGAAAGAATAGCCTCGCTTATCGATGGTACATTCACAGATTTTGACAATATTAAGGTTATTATCTATAATGAACTAACCGCCGAATGGGCAAAAAAACATGGTGCGAAATACCTTCTCAGAGGCCTGAGAAATACTACAGATTTCGAGTATGAAAACAGCATCTCACAAGTAAACAAGCACCTGAACAAGGACCTTGAATCTGTATTTCTAATTACTTCGCCAGAGCTGGCAGCCATCAACTCATCTATTATCAGAGAAGTGCACCGCTATGGTGGAGATGTGAGCGACTTTCTTCCTTACGAGATTTAA